Within Bradymonas sediminis, the genomic segment GGCGGCGGGGACGACTTTTATAGCGACGCGGTCGGCCATGACGGCGGCCAGGCCTTTGGGGAGTCGTTTGGCGAGAGCTACGACGAACCCTTAATGCTCGAAGACTCAGATTTCGAGGAAGTCCTGACCGAGGCTTCCGACGCGCATGAGCCCGCGGGCACCGCCCAGGGGATCTATCCCTACCAAGAGGACGAAGACGACGAGGATATCCACTATTTTGCCGATGACGGGGACTTCTACGAAGAAGAAGTCCCGGTCGACTCGCTCAATATCGAGCCTGTTGACGACTCCCTGGACAACGACGACACGCTCAACGCAGCCCGCGGCGATATGCTCAGCGGGATGGCGGCTCCGCGAGAGCCGCAGCCCGTGGCCCAAGCCCCGGTCGCAGAGCTCCCCGCCGCGCAGGCTCCGCTGGCCGACGCCGCCCAGCTGAGCCGCGTCGCGCAGATGGAATTGGAGGAGTTGCGCGGCCAGGTCGAGCGCCTTGAATCCGAGCGGGTCAAATTGCTCGAAGAGATCGACGCCAACGCCCAGAATCCGCAGGGCGGGGCGCAGCGCCAACTCGATCGGCTTCGCAGCGAGCGAAACCGTCTCTCCGAGGAGCGACGCACCCTTATTGGCCAGCTCAAGGAAGCGCGCGCCGAGCTCGATGAGCGCCCGGAGATTGAGGAGATCGAAGAGGCGAAGGCGACCATCAACGCGTCGCGCCAGGAGATTTCCGAGCTTGAGCAAGCCCTGGCCAGCGCGCGCCAGGACATCGGCGAGCGCGACGCGTCGGTCGAGGCGCTCCAGGCCCAGATCGACCAATTGCAGGGCGAACTCGACGAGGTACAGCAAGATTATAACGCCATCGCCGAAGAGAAGTCGGCCGTCGCCAGCCAGAGCTCGCAGCTCGGCGGTGAGTTGGAGCAGACGCAGGCGAAGCTCAGCGATTTGCAAAGCCGCTACGAATTGTCCGAGGCGACCATCGAGTCGCTTGAGACCGATCTGGCCGAGCTCAATAACCAACGCGATGCCCTTCGCCAGGATGTCGAGGCGCGCGACAAGACGGTCGAAGATCAGGACGCTCAGATCGCCGACTTGAAAGAGCACGCCAAATCTCAGCATGATGAGATTGAAAGCCTCAGCGCGCGTGAAGAGTCCCTGAAGGCGACCATTTCGCAGCTCGAGGCCGAGGTCGAGGAGCTTGAGGCGACGCTGGAAGCCCGCCCGACCGAAGCCAATGTGAACGCGCTGCGCGAAGAGCTCGCCAGCACGCTTGAGCAGCTGACCACCACGACGACGGAGCGCGACGCGTTGCTCGAAGAGCGCGCGCTGCTGCAGCAGGACTTGGCCGAGACCCGCGAGTTGCTCTCGGATATCCAGGAGCGCATCGATATCGTCAGCGCCGAGCGCGACGAGGCTCGCCGCGAGCGCGACGCCCATAAACTCGAGAAGCAGGCGTTCGCCCGTGAGACCGATTATCTGCAGACCAATCGGCGCAAATGGGTCGAGCAAATCGAGGAACTCGAGGCGAAAGTCGCCGGCTTTGAAGCCGATAATAAGAAGAAGAAAAAGATCTTCGCCGAGCTCTCCGGAGATTTGCGCGCCCTGGTCCAGTCCAACGAGCTGCTTAAGTCAGAGCTGGGTGAGGCCAAGCAAATGCTTGAGTCCGGCCCGTCGGCCGACGACCTCCAGGCGCGCGATGAGCGCATCAGCCAGCTCGAAGAGCAGCTCGAATCGACCCGCAATGAGATGGCCGATTTGAACGCGGATTCAAGCGAGCTAACCCGTCAATTGGGCGAGATTGCCCAGCAGCGCGACGAAATCGCCGAGGAGCTTGAGCAGGCCAAGCTCGCCCACGAGGAGAAGTTGGCCGAGATGGCCGAAATGGCCGAGCAAATTGCGCAGGCAGGCGACGAGAACGCGGTCGACCTCGAGGCGATTCAGGCAGAGCATCAGAGTGAATTGGAGGCCGCGCAGGCTGAGCGAGACGAGCTGCGCGAGCAGGTCGAAACCCTCGAAGAACTGCTGAGCGCAGCCTCCGAGGCCGCGGCTGGCGACGGTGACGCCGACGAGCAGCTCCAGGCGCGCATCG encodes:
- a CDS encoding FHA domain-containing protein, whose protein sequence is MAKLIYQDPDSGQEVSVDIGPNAPEVTIGRNPGNTIRVNNPSISRKHAKIVFDGGQVTLYDLNSSNGSYVNGNRVQNQALEDGDRIRTGEFPLDFVETAQVDFGMPSPPAAHEPAFGAGAFGQQAYNNDLADLGPTGGGDDFYSDAVGHDGGQAFGESFGESYDEPLMLEDSDFEEVLTEASDAHEPAGTAQGIYPYQEDEDDEDIHYFADDGDFYEEEVPVDSLNIEPVDDSLDNDDTLNAARGDMLSGMAAPREPQPVAQAPVAELPAAQAPLADAAQLSRVAQMELEELRGQVERLESERVKLLEEIDANAQNPQGGAQRQLDRLRSERNRLSEERRTLIGQLKEARAELDERPEIEEIEEAKATINASRQEISELEQALASARQDIGERDASVEALQAQIDQLQGELDEVQQDYNAIAEEKSAVASQSSQLGGELEQTQAKLSDLQSRYELSEATIESLETDLAELNNQRDALRQDVEARDKTVEDQDAQIADLKEHAKSQHDEIESLSAREESLKATISQLEAEVEELEATLEARPTEANVNALREELASTLEQLTTTTTERDALLEERALLQQDLAETRELLSDIQERIDIVSAERDEARRERDAHKLEKQAFARETDYLQTNRRKWVEQIEELEAKVAGFEADNKKKKKIFAELSGDLRALVQSNELLKSELGEAKQMLESGPSADDLQARDERISQLEEQLESTRNEMADLNADSSELTRQLGEIAQQRDEIAEELEQAKLAHEEKLAEMAEMAEQIAQAGDENAVDLEAIQAEHQSELEAAQAERDELREQVETLEELLSAASEAAAGDGDADEQLQARIAELEGELADREATLAELILARDELEDKLKSQAS